In the Deltaproteobacteria bacterium genome, one interval contains:
- a CDS encoding cytochrome c3 family protein, translating into MRKRIKLLSVPVLALVFFAGFYFFDNAESSNKGPAQPVRFSHKIHATDDQIPCQYCHSFVDVSPNPGIPSVKKCMGCHQHIAGRDVEYDFDGTTINIMQEIAKVRQYWAKKEPIPWIKVNSMPQYVHFTHKRHIQRGFECAQCHGDVANMNQVHKVERLNMGFCITCHTENAKDHEELTHLKDCLTCHY; encoded by the coding sequence ATGAGAAAACGGATAAAATTGCTTTCAGTACCGGTTCTTGCTCTAGTTTTTTTTGCCGGCTTTTATTTTTTCGATAACGCTGAAAGCAGCAATAAGGGTCCCGCCCAGCCTGTAAGATTCAGCCACAAAATCCATGCCACCGATGACCAGATTCCATGTCAGTATTGTCACAGCTTTGTGGATGTGTCCCCTAATCCGGGAATACCCTCGGTTAAAAAATGCATGGGCTGCCATCAGCATATTGCGGGACGCGATGTGGAGTACGATTTCGACGGCACAACGATAAATATCATGCAGGAGATAGCCAAGGTGAGGCAGTATTGGGCGAAAAAAGAGCCCATTCCCTGGATAAAGGTTAATTCGATGCCCCAGTATGTGCATTTTACGCACAAAAGACATATTCAGCGCGGTTTCGAATGCGCTCAGTGCCATGGGGACGTTGCGAATATGAATCAGGTTCACAAGGTCGAGAGGCTCAACATGGGTTTTTGCATCACGTGCCATACTGAAAACGCGAAGGATCACGAAGAGCTTACGCACCTTAAAGATTGTCTGACTTGCCATTATTAA
- the tpx gene encoding thiol peroxidase codes for MSEERPNVVKMKGNPVTLVGHEVKIGEKAPDFTALEALGSPVGLGDLKDKVKVFNVVVSVDTPVCDVQTKRFNQEAANLGEGVEILTISMDLPFALKRYCAAEGIDKVRALSDYQNASFGEAYGALIKENRLLARAIFVVDKDDNVKHVEYVGEITEEPDYESALSAVRESL; via the coding sequence ATGTCCGAAGAAAGACCGAACGTGGTTAAAATGAAAGGCAACCCGGTGACCCTCGTGGGTCACGAGGTAAAGATAGGCGAAAAAGCTCCTGATTTTACGGCACTCGAAGCATTGGGCTCGCCCGTCGGGCTGGGTGATTTAAAAGACAAAGTGAAGGTGTTCAACGTTGTGGTATCCGTCGACACGCCGGTGTGCGACGTTCAAACCAAGAGATTTAATCAGGAGGCTGCGAATCTCGGAGAGGGCGTGGAGATTCTGACTATCAGCATGGATCTGCCTTTCGCGCTCAAGAGGTACTGCGCTGCAGAGGGGATTGATAAAGTAAGAGCACTCTCCGATTATCAGAACGCGTCGTTCGGAGAGGCTTACGGAGCGCTGATAAAGGAAAACAGGCTTCTTGCGAGGGCGATATTCGTCGTTGATAAGGATGATAACGTAAAGCACGTTGAATATGTCGGAGAGATAACTGAAGAGCCCGATTACGAATCCGCTCTATCCGCGGTAAGAGAGTCTTTGTAG
- the bioD gene encoding dethiobiotin synthase, which produces MKESLPHGIFITGTDTGVGKTVITAALAWTLKRAGRDVAALKPVQTGTEQSGPTDIDFVQNVLGTKYGIDDVCPYRFPKPLAPLVASEIAGEKIDTRKIRKACDRLESVHDIVLVEGAGGLLVPILEDYLMSDLASDLDLPLLIVVRPGLGTLNHTLLTVESARARGLEVLGIVINNFPQDPGIAERTNPGLITAMSGVPLLGVYPSDPALSVEKNNPGNIRETAPSALAPLFGGTFNKTEFLSGLS; this is translated from the coding sequence ATGAAAGAGTCCCTTCCCCACGGCATTTTTATAACAGGTACGGACACCGGGGTCGGAAAAACCGTCATAACCGCGGCTCTAGCCTGGACGCTCAAACGGGCGGGCAGGGATGTCGCCGCACTAAAACCCGTTCAGACGGGTACGGAGCAGTCAGGCCCGACGGACATAGATTTTGTGCAGAATGTCCTCGGGACGAAATACGGCATTGACGACGTCTGTCCGTACCGCTTCCCAAAACCGCTGGCCCCTCTGGTGGCGTCTGAAATCGCGGGCGAGAAAATAGATACCCGGAAAATCAGGAAAGCCTGCGACAGGCTTGAATCCGTTCATGACATCGTGCTGGTCGAAGGGGCGGGAGGACTCCTTGTTCCGATACTGGAGGATTACCTTATGTCCGATCTCGCCTCTGATCTGGATTTGCCCCTGCTCATAGTAGTGCGTCCGGGGCTTGGGACCCTGAACCATACGCTTCTGACCGTGGAGTCGGCCAGGGCAAGGGGTCTCGAAGTGCTGGGGATTGTGATAAATAATTTTCCGCAGGACCCCGGTATCGCGGAACGCACTAACCCCGGACTGATCACGGCAATGTCCGGCGTACCTCTTCTGGGCGTTTATCCCTCCGACCCGGCCCTTTCGGTCGAGAAGAACAATCCGGGGAATATCAGGGAAACCGCGCCTTCCGCCCTCGCGCCGCTTTTCGGGGGCACTTTTAACAAGACCGAATTTCTTTCCGGGCTGAGTTGA
- a CDS encoding cupredoxin domain-containing protein, protein MSILINILGLALTAFIVWWFWIYKSGAAAHAEGDAVSIVVDSGVYEPSVIHAPAGEPLTLRFIRKDSSPCAEKVIFNDLDISADLPVGEPYDLSFTPEKPGEYEFTCQMAMYRGKLIVEPE, encoded by the coding sequence ATGAGCATTCTAATCAACATACTGGGATTAGCCCTGACCGCGTTCATCGTATGGTGGTTCTGGATTTATAAAAGCGGTGCCGCCGCTCACGCGGAAGGGGATGCAGTAAGCATTGTGGTTGATTCGGGAGTGTACGAGCCTTCTGTGATACACGCGCCCGCCGGAGAGCCGCTCACCCTGCGCTTTATACGTAAAGACAGCAGTCCATGCGCTGAAAAGGTCATTTTCAACGACCTTGATATAAGCGCCGACCTCCCTGTCGGAGAGCCCTATGATCTCAGCTTCACGCCTGAGAAGCCCGGCGAATACGAATTCACCTGCCAGATGGCAATGTACCGCGGAAAGTTGATTGTCGAGCCGGAATGA
- a CDS encoding iron-sulfur cluster assembly protein, with amino-acid sequence MGLGKMLTGLFKKDGDNYDEKNKIEDNSSVRMNKTEFADSPVSGQSATGTGGHGEDQGQGENKITEGVSEPESAAGKASENDGAGAELTEEKILSVLSEVYDPEIPIDIVNLGLIYGIEIEGGNVRINMTMTAPGCPASTQIAGESKILVEEIPGVEFCEIEIVWDPPWDPSKMSEEAQQSLGMF; translated from the coding sequence ATGGGGCTTGGAAAAATGCTTACGGGTCTTTTTAAGAAGGACGGCGACAATTACGATGAAAAAAACAAAATAGAAGATAATTCCTCTGTGAGGATGAATAAAACCGAGTTCGCGGATTCCCCGGTCAGCGGTCAATCCGCTACCGGGACCGGCGGGCATGGTGAGGATCAGGGTCAGGGAGAGAATAAAATCACGGAAGGGGTTTCGGAGCCTGAGTCCGCCGCCGGTAAAGCTTCGGAAAACGACGGAGCGGGCGCAGAGCTTACCGAAGAAAAAATTCTTTCGGTTCTGAGCGAGGTATATGACCCTGAAATCCCGATAGACATCGTAAACCTCGGCCTGATTTACGGGATTGAGATCGAAGGCGGTAACGTACGTATAAATATGACGATGACCGCGCCCGGATGTCCGGCCTCGACTCAGATAGCGGGGGAATCCAAGATTCTGGTGGAGGAAATTCCGGGTGTCGAGTTCTGCGAGATTGAGATTGTCTGGGACCCGCCCTGGGACCCGAGCAAGATGAGCGAGGAGGCCCAGCAGAGTCTCGGAATGTTCTGA
- a CDS encoding heavy metal translocating P-type ATPase: MAKATESTKPKSQKTQRLHVSDMSCAGCVETVEKTLKSVSGVNDARVNFAERTATVTGDVSPDTLVDAVGNAGYTASVMDGDIAESEKENMELGHYKALLKKTVVSGVIGLIIFLVSMLNLLPPLEALSGQVSWGVVSILTLFVLTYGGGRFFTGAWKSFKNHNANMDTLIAIGTGVAWVYSTFIVIFPYSVSEIARHMYFETAAIIIAFINLGSALEMRARGKTSQAIKRLIGLQPKTARVVRGGSEVDIPIEEVEFGDIVRVRPGEKIPVDGELTEGSSHVDESMLTGEPMPVEKKTGDEVAGGTINKSGSFLFRATRIGKDTALAQIIDMVRKAQNTKPAIGRLADRVSGIFVPTVLITAVVTMLIWFNFGPAPRITYMLVTTMAVLIIACPCALGLATPISVMVGVGKAAEYGVLIRRGDALQQAGQLTTIVLDKTGTITEGKPELTALDAEGITEEELLGISAGVEANSEHPLAEAVVEAARKRGIELKTVESFGAVSGHGVRAVYGGSEVLMGNRKFMLDNKIDIETAVSKSEELSESGQTVIFVALGGSLAGVLGISDPVKADSREAIKRLQADGIRVIMLTGDNRVTAGAVAKQVGVDDFIAEVLPEDKAQEVSKLQRKGEKVGMVGDGINDAPALAGADVGFAIGTGTDVAIESADITLMRGSLHGVADAVGISKATLRNIKENLIGAFGYNTLAIPVAAGILFPFIGILLNPVIAGAAMALSSVTVVTNANRLRWFKP, encoded by the coding sequence ATGGCAAAAGCTACGGAAAGCACTAAACCCAAATCACAGAAAACACAGCGTCTTCACGTGAGCGACATGAGCTGCGCGGGATGTGTTGAGACCGTGGAAAAAACACTCAAGTCGGTTTCAGGGGTTAATGACGCCCGGGTGAATTTCGCCGAGCGCACCGCGACCGTGACAGGAGATGTATCGCCTGATACCCTAGTCGACGCCGTAGGCAACGCGGGCTATACGGCTTCGGTTATGGATGGCGATATTGCGGAATCGGAAAAGGAGAACATGGAGCTCGGGCATTACAAAGCACTTCTCAAAAAAACGGTGGTATCCGGTGTTATCGGATTAATTATATTCCTGGTAAGCATGCTTAATTTGCTCCCTCCCCTGGAGGCTCTCTCGGGGCAGGTGTCCTGGGGGGTCGTGTCGATTCTGACTTTATTCGTTCTTACCTACGGCGGCGGGCGGTTTTTCACCGGAGCGTGGAAATCCTTTAAAAATCATAACGCGAATATGGATACGCTGATCGCGATCGGTACCGGAGTCGCATGGGTCTATTCGACCTTTATCGTAATCTTCCCCTACTCGGTGTCGGAAATAGCGAGGCATATGTATTTCGAGACCGCGGCGATAATCATCGCTTTTATCAATCTGGGCTCGGCTCTCGAGATGAGGGCGCGCGGCAAAACCTCCCAGGCGATAAAACGTCTGATAGGGTTACAGCCCAAGACCGCGCGCGTGGTGCGGGGAGGAAGCGAAGTCGATATTCCTATCGAAGAGGTTGAGTTCGGCGATATAGTCCGGGTGCGCCCCGGGGAAAAGATTCCGGTGGACGGCGAGCTGACGGAAGGCTCGTCCCATGTGGATGAATCGATGCTCACGGGCGAGCCTATGCCGGTTGAGAAAAAGACCGGAGATGAGGTTGCAGGCGGAACGATAAATAAATCGGGAAGCTTTTTGTTCAGGGCCACGCGTATTGGCAAGGACACGGCTCTCGCGCAGATAATCGACATGGTCAGAAAGGCCCAGAATACCAAGCCCGCCATCGGGCGCCTCGCCGACAGGGTCTCGGGGATATTCGTGCCGACCGTGCTTATCACTGCGGTTGTCACAATGCTGATATGGTTTAATTTCGGTCCCGCCCCCAGGATTACGTACATGCTCGTTACGACCATGGCTGTTCTTATTATCGCCTGCCCCTGCGCGCTCGGTCTCGCAACCCCCATCTCCGTTATGGTTGGTGTCGGAAAAGCCGCCGAATACGGGGTGTTGATACGAAGGGGCGACGCGCTTCAGCAGGCGGGTCAGCTGACTACGATTGTACTAGACAAGACCGGGACCATAACCGAGGGAAAGCCGGAGTTAACCGCGCTTGACGCGGAGGGCATTACAGAAGAAGAGCTGCTGGGGATTTCGGCCGGTGTCGAGGCCAATTCCGAGCATCCACTCGCGGAGGCTGTGGTGGAAGCCGCCAGAAAGAGGGGCATAGAGCTCAAGACTGTCGAGTCTTTCGGCGCGGTATCCGGACACGGAGTCAGGGCCGTTTACGGCGGGAGCGAAGTGCTTATGGGTAACCGAAAGTTCATGCTCGACAACAAAATCGATATAGAAACGGCAGTGTCGAAGTCAGAAGAGCTGTCCGAATCGGGACAGACGGTGATTTTCGTGGCCCTGGGGGGCAGCCTGGCGGGGGTTCTGGGTATATCAGACCCTGTAAAAGCCGATTCCAGGGAGGCGATAAAGAGGCTTCAAGCCGACGGGATAAGGGTAATCATGCTTACCGGGGACAACAGGGTTACCGCCGGGGCCGTGGCGAAGCAGGTAGGCGTGGATGATTTCATAGCCGAGGTCCTGCCGGAAGATAAGGCCCAAGAAGTCTCGAAGTTACAGCGGAAGGGAGAGAAGGTAGGAATGGTCGGCGACGGAATAAACGACGCGCCCGCTCTGGCCGGGGCGGATGTAGGATTCGCTATCGGCACGGGGACCGACGTAGCTATAGAGAGCGCAGACATAACCCTTATGAGGGGCTCCCTCCACGGGGTCGCGGACGCCGTGGGAATATCGAAAGCAACTTTGAGAAATATAAAGGAAAATCTAATCGGAGCGTTCGGATATAATACCCTCGCGATTCCTGTCGCGGCCGGAATTTTGTTTCCATTCATCGGAATACTTTTGAATCCGGTAATAGCGGGGGCCGCGATGGCGCTTTCATCGGTTACGGTCGTCACGAACGCGAACCGCCTCAGGTGGTTCAAGCCGTAA
- a CDS encoding cold-shock protein, translating into MLKGKVKWFNESKGFGFIEQDSGNDVFVHYSAIEGGGFKTLVEGDEVEFEVVEGPKGLQASKVTKVSE; encoded by the coding sequence ATTTTGAAAGGTAAGGTTAAATGGTTTAATGAATCCAAGGGATTCGGTTTTATCGAGCAGGATAGCGGGAACGATGTATTCGTGCATTACAGCGCTATCGAAGGCGGCGGCTTTAAAACCCTAGTCGAGGGAGACGAAGTCGAATTCGAGGTAGTTGAAGGTCCCAAGGGCCTGCAGGCCAGCAAGGTTACCAAGGTCTCCGAGTAG